Proteins from a genomic interval of Dermacentor variabilis isolate Ectoservices chromosome 8, ASM5094787v1, whole genome shotgun sequence:
- the LOC142589875 gene encoding transcription factor MafK-like, protein MKKRSSKLKTRDASSRIDKMHSAPPEVLEDLPLAISSKITMSDEELVHLSVRDLNRQLKASGLTRSEIVKMKQRRRTLKNRGYAASCRNKRLEQKDDLEGERAVVNQEITRLQEENKTLEGEVDNLRSKYSTLLDYARKQGIPLPDDLNTNF, encoded by the exons ATGAAGAAGCGAAGTTCAAAGCTCAAGACGAGGGATGCATCGAGTCGCATCGACAAG ATGCACTCGGCACCGCCAGAGGTGCTTGAAGACCTACCGTTGGCGATCAGTAGCAAGATCACCATGTCCGATGAAGAGCTGGTGCACCTCTCGGTTCGTGACCTTAATCGCCAGTTGAAGGCGTCCGGCCTGACCCGGTCCGAGATTGTCAAAATGAAGCAGCGGCGGAGGACACTCAAGAACCGAGGCTATGCAGCCAG CTGTCGCAACAAACGGCTAGAGCAAAAGGACGACTTGGAAGGTGAACGGGCAGTGGTGAACCAAGAAATCACAAGACTTCAGGAAGAGAACAAGACACTGGAGGGTGAGGTGGACAACTTACGCTCAAAGTACTCAACCCTGCTGGACTATGCCCGTAAGCAGGGCATCCCTTTACCAGATGACTTGAACACCAACTTCTAG